Proteins encoded in a region of the Larimichthys crocea isolate SSNF chromosome XVI, L_crocea_2.0, whole genome shotgun sequence genome:
- the LOC104935191 gene encoding rho GTPase-activating protein 23 isoform X3, giving the protein MNPQSHTQVRWRTFKMILEMYFKTHMAKGRTDGMVSSNENKRRPLSSGEVEGMSWQGPRTIFLQKNSQGFGFTLRHFIVYPPESSLHSLKDEENGNATGKGCQRSRLEPMDTIFVKSVKENGPAQQAGLCTGDRLVKVNSESILGKTYSQVIALIQNSENILELSIMPKDEDVLQLVSAYSQDAYLKGNEPYSGEAQNLPEPPPLCYPATKATSAAPQPSHNLHSPLDNWQCRPGPTTSPLDNRPPPASTPTSGWPGGPEDSGSHSAPLGRHRGRSSSAVNALDFHFANHNAAIASATLPPPRKSSMLASTRTHTDALCHQALSDWYYSQAEAAECMSPRHRSVSQDRLAELGLGLALGPGPTSASTTSMEHRRRETLLHHHQAAAASHDSHWLGSCVSGPGSRSCSESLLAAYAEYEHNYGRSVETLAQASALITPRYEHSSQGSQTTKYSELKDQKVSAGHQNQTTVILPITASSTVPPSGRRSGQQIAEPQTRRVKEEELVGYRSYSPSFSRKAGHLFQQAHSFREPSYSGPHLNWSSGSRSSPADSEGGMVPRPQSTPALSASEDERAQLGEDREVISPNSLNQEVVLRQKPPSGHRTPVQTLRHPHYTTPVESPEPPGLTPTPGTPSPVSGGPGSSRRANGSLAQHAFNSLSSIPFIDEPTSPSIDLQACYVPACSVVPSSQAPTVATLTSTSVSPTLSSVSPYVRLRSRDCSSIKSRRSSYLLAITTERSKSCDEGLNTFRDEGRVFSKLPKRVKSFFTDGSLESLRAQEEARSKRHSTSELGTITFSDVRKEGWLHYKQILTEKGKKVGGGMRPWKRVFSVLRFHSLFLYKDKREAVLHGAGAGPSQDEHPPISIRGCLIDIAYSETKRKHTLRLTTQDFCEYLLQAEDRDDMLAWIRVIRENSKTDNEEIGFSRQALINKKLNDYRKHSLTGNKPDSSPRAHRMMPPFLLAKTDNTSVNRTSRTDDNKALWGINIMKKAKKTGSPKAFGVRLEDCQPAVNHKFVPLIVEMCCDVVEATGLEYTGIYRVPGNNAMVSNMQEHLNKGLDINTAEERWQDLNVISSLLKSFFRKLPEPLFTDDKYNDFIDANRIEDAEDRLKTMKKLIHDLPNHYYHTLKYLVGHLKKVADHSEKNKMEPRNLALVFGPTLVRTSEDNMTDMVTHMPDRYKIVETLILHHDWFFSNGEFDTEEKAPEDKRDMQPVPNIDHLLSNIGRPGMPGEASDSTTSDSLKLKLSSGSKKDLNARDFLPMSIISAVTRKRKKCPSTHLQDSSADEDSEHEPVKASNYRGEEKDKGEEEEDRGEEEGVKGEHMIPKKEKRDEKENGVEAGETTEEKDSLAREDRTEKDAENGTDNGAKKIERESRQRTTLPRSAQQIRPNSFLSSHIQIHATYSRPQTVASTPSHLKPQNLARGRPTVPFWICPTRLPTSNLYQASSFHGTQQPDWNQSAPVRYRKMRGGRTRALSMNLDLELGRSEDRVRGWRGERVEVIRVNERTPDQHGCVGVPQGSVVGPRSNQIDPLPRIAQEAPPVSSSSFLDQSSPGSSTVVLRRSALDPRDKARAWRRHTVVV; this is encoded by the exons GATGAAGAGAACGGAAATGCAACTGGAAAAG gtTGTCAGCGGTCTCGTTTAGAGCCAATGGACACCATCTTTGTGAAGAGTGTCAAAGAAAATGGCCCCGCCCAACAAGCTGGACTGTGTACAG gggACAGGCTGGTGAAGGTGAACAGTGAGAGCATTCTGGGGAAAACGTACTCTCAAGTGATCGCACTCATCCAGAACAG TGAAAACATTCTGGAGCTCTCCATTATGCCAAAAGATGAGGATGTGTTGCAGTTGGTAAGT GCGTACTCCCAGGATGCCTACCTGAAAGGCAATGAGCCATATTCAGGCGAGGCCCAGAACCTCCCTGAGCCACCACCTCTCTGTTACCCTGCCACCAAGGCCACCTCTGCTGCCCCGCAGCCCAGCCACAACCTCCACAGCCCCCTGGACAACTGGCAGTGCCGACCTGGCCCCACCACCTCTCCACTGGACAACCGCCCCCCTCCTGCATCTACTCCCACCTCCGGCTGGCCCGGGGGTCCTGAGGATTCCGGTAGCCACTCCGCCCCGTTGGGGCGGCACCGTGGCCGCTCATCTTCGGCCGTCAATGCGCTGGACTTTCACTTTGCTAACCACAACGCTGCCATTGCCTCTGCAACTCTGCCTCCACCACGAAAGAGCAGTATGCTGGCCTCCACCCGCACTCACACCGATGCTCTCTGCCACCAGGCTCTGTCAGACTGGTACTACAGCCAGGCTGAGGCTGCCGAGTGCATGTCCCCCAGACACCGCAGTGTATCTCAGGATCGTTTAGCAGAGCTGGGGCTAGGGTTGGCACTCGGCCCTGGACCTACATCTGCTTCCACGACCTCTATGGAGCATCGCAGAAGAGAAACCCTCCTACACCACCACCAGGCAGCTGCTGCTTCCCATGATTCCCATTGGCTAGGGAGCTGTGTATCAGGACCAGGAAGCAGGTCGTGCTCAGAGAGCCTGCTGGCAGCCTATGCAGAGTACGAGCACAACTATGGGCGATCTGTGGAAACACTAGCACAAGCCTCTGCACTCATAACGCCACGCTACGAACACTCTTCACAAGGCTCCCAAACGACGAAATACAGCGAGCTGAAAGACCAGAAAGTCTCAGCAGGACATCAGAACCAAACCACAGTTATATTGCCCATCACAGCCTCTTCCACAGTGCCTCCTAGTGGCAGGCGGTCAGGTCAGCAGATAGCTGAACCCCAAACAAGGCGAGTAAAAGAAGAGGAGCTGGTGGGCTACAGAAGCTACAGCCCGTCTTTCTCCCGCAAAGCTGGCCACCTCTTCCAGCAGGCCCACTCCTTCAGAGAGCCCAGCTACAGTGGCCCTCACCTCAACTGGAGCTCTGGCAGCAGAAGCAGCCCTGCGGACAGCGAGGGGGGGATGGTACCGAGACCCCAGTCTACCCCTGCCCTGTCGGCGTCAGAGGATGAGAGAGCCCAACTGGGTGAGGACAGGGAGGTCATATCCCCCAACTCCCTAAATCAAGAGGTGGTTCTGAGACAGAAGCCACCTTCCGGCCATCGAACCCCTGTTCAGACCCTCCGACATCCCCACTACACCACACCCGTGGAGTCACCTGAGCCCCCTGGTTTGACCCCTACACCAGGCACCCCGTCTCCTGTCTCTGGGGGGCCCGGCTCCAGCCGCAGGGCTAATGGTAGCCTGGCACAGCATGCATTCAACTCCCTGTCCTCTATTCCCTTCATAG ATGAACCCACCAGTCCTAGTATTGACCTACAGGCCTGCTATGTACCAGCCTGCTCTGTGGTGCCCAGTTCCCAGGCCCCCACTGTGGCCACCCTCACTTCCACCTCTGTCtcccccaccctctcctccgtctcccCCTATGTCCGACTTCGTTCTCGGGACTGCA gCAGTATTAAAAGTCGGCGCTCCTCTTACCTGCTGGCCATCACCACCGAGAGATCCAAGTCCTGTGACGAGGGACTCAACACCTTCAGGGATGAAGGCCGTGTCTTCTC CAAACTACCAAAAAGGGTAAAGAGCTTTTTCACAGATGGG tCTCTGGAGAGCCTGCGAGCCCAGGAGGAGGCCCGGTCCAAGCGCCACTCCACCTCTGAGCTGGGAACCATCACCTTTAGTGATGTTCGCAAGGAGGGCTGGCTGCACTACAAACAGATCCTCACAGAGAAGGGAAAG AAGGTGGGTGGTGGCATGCGGCCGTGGAAGCGCGTCTTCTCTGTGCTCCGTTTCCATTCACTTTTCCTCTACAAGGACAAGCGGGAAGCCGTCCTTCATGGGGCGGGAGCGGGGCCCAGCCAGGACGAACATCCTCCAATCAGCATCCGCGGCTGCCTGATAGACATCGCCTACAGTGAAACCAAACGTAAGCACACCCTGAGGCTCACCACACAGGACTTCTGCGAGTACCTGCTGCAGGCCGAAGACAGGGACGACATGTTGGCCTGGATCAGGGTCATCAGGGAGAACAGCAAGACAGACAACGAG GAGATTGGTTTCTCAAGACAAGCTCTCATCAACAAGAAGCTGAATGACTACAGAAAACACAG TCTGACAGGTAATAAGCCAGACTCCTCTCCCAGAGCACATCGTATGATGCCTCCTTTCCTCCTGGCAAAGACTGACAACACCTCAGTGAACCGAACCTCCAGAACAG ATGACAACAAGGCACTGTGGGGCATCAACATCATGAAGAAGGCCAAGAAGACAGGCAGTCCGAAGGCTTTTGGCGTGCGACTGGAGGACTGTCAGCCTGCTGTCAACCACAAA TTTGTCCCTCTGATAGTGGAGATGTGCTGTGATGTGGTGGAGGCGACTGGTTTGGAGTACACTGGTATTTACCGGGTGCCAGGGAACAACGCCATGGTGTCCAACATGCAGGAGCATCTCAACAAGGGTTTGGACATCAACACTGCTGAGGAG AGATGGCAGGACCTGAATGTAATCAGCAGCCTGCTCAAATCCTTCTTCCGAAAACTGCCTGAGCCGCTGTTCACTGATG ACAAATACAATGATTTCATTGATGCCAACCGGATAGAAGATGCAGAGGACCGGCTGAAGACCATGAAGAAACTG ATCCACGACCTTCCAAACCACTATTATCACACCCTTAAATACCTGGTGGGCCACCTCAAGAAGGTGGCAGATCACTCTGAGAAGAATAAG ATGGAGCCAAGAAACCTGGCTCTGGTGTTTGGTCCCACTCTGGTAAGGACGTCAGAGGACAATATGACTGATATGGTCACCCACATGCCTGACCGCTACAAAATAGTGGAGACACTTATCCTGCAC CATGACTGGTTCTTCAGTAATGGAGAGTTTGATACAGAAGAGAAG gcccCAGAGGATAAGCGGGACATGCAGCCTGTGCCCAACATTGACCATCTGTTATCCAACATTGGCAGGCCGGGCATGCCAGGAGAGGCATCAG ATTCCACCACCAGCGATTCACTTAAGTTAAAG CTTTCTTCGGGTTCCAAGAAAGACCTGAATGCCAGGGACTTCCTGCCCATGTCCATCATCTCTGCTGTGACCCGCAAACGTAAAAAATGCCCCAGTACCCACCTGCAGGACAGTAGTGCTGACGAGGACTCCGAGCATGAGCCAGTCAAAGCCAGCAACTAcaggggagaagaaaaagataaaggggaggaggaagaggacagaggagaggaggagggagttaAAGGAGAACATATGAttcctaaaaaagaaaaaagggacgAAAAGGAAAATGGAGTGGAAGCTGGAGAaaccacagaggaaaaagatTCATTAGCAAGAGAAGACAGAACTGAAAAGGATGCGGAGAATGGAACAGACAATGGCgcaaaaaaaatagaaagggAGAGCAGGCAAAGAACAACCTTGCCAAGAAGTGCACAGCAAATACGTCCAAACAGTTTCCTCTCCTCACACATTCAGATCCATGCCACATACTCAAGACCCCAAACTGTGGCTAGTACTCCTTCCCATTTGAAGCCTCAGAATCTGGCTAGAGGACGCCCCACAGTTCCTTTCTGGATCTGCCCCACCAGGCTTCCAACCTCTAACCTCTACCAGGCTTCCAGTTTTCACGGGACCCAGCAGCCAGACTGGAACCAGTCAGCACCAGTCCGCTACAGGAAGATGAGAGGTGGGAGGACTAGGGCTCTATCCATGAATCTGGACCTTGAGCTGGGCAGGAGTGAGGACAGAGTTAGAggatggaggggagagagggtggaggtgatCAGAGTCAATGAGAGAACACCAGATCAGCATGGATGTGTTGGCGTTC